The window GTTGCATACTCTCCCTCTCGCCCTCAACAACTACAACAGCTACAGCTACACAACACAACATAATGCACAAAACCTACTCACTAAGAAACCAGAGAACTCCCACCGCCTCCGAGTTACAACAACCGCCACCACCACCAGCCACCACCAAGTCCAAGTTCTTCGGTAAGGCCTCATTGGCCTCCACCTTCCGTAAGTCGACCGCCGCCAATTTCGGTCCTGAACTATCCCGTAAGTTGTCCCAGCTGGTCAAGACTGAGAAGGGTGTCCTAAGGGCCCTGGAAGTGGTCGCCAACGAAAGACGCGCCGCCGCTAGACAATTGTCCCTTTGGGGGTACGATAACGACGATGATGTCTCAGACGTCACTGATAAGTTGGGAGTGTTGATGTACGAATTGGGTGAGTTGCAGGATCAATTCATCGATAAGTACGATCAGTACCGTGTCACTTTGAAATCCATTAGGAATATTGAAGCTTCCGTGCAACCTTCTAGAGATAGAAAGGAGAAGATTACGGATGAAATTgctcatttgaaatataagGAACCAAACTCTACAAAGATCCCTGTGTTGGAACAGGAATTGGTGAGAGCCGAGGCAGAATCATTGGTCGCAGAGGCTCAATTGTCGAATATTACTAGGGAGAAATTAAAGGCAGCatataattatttgttcGATTCAATGAGAGAATTGGCAGAGAAATTCGCTTTGATTGCAGGCTACGGGAAGGCACTATTGGAGTTGTTAGATGATTCTCCAGTGACACCAGGGGAGGCAAGACCCGCTTATGACGGATATGATGCTTCAAGACAAATTATTATGGATGCGGAAGCCGCTTTGGAAGCATGGACTTTGGATATCGCAGCTGTCAAACCAACTTTATCATTCCATCAAACAATGGATGACGTTTATGGCGAAGTggacgaagaagaagaagagcaGGAACCTCAAGAAGAAGTGGACGATGGTGCACACGAAATTGAACAAGGAGAAGGTGAACAACAAGAGGAAATCTGGGATGATGAAGGTGATGCTCAGGTACCACAAGCCTAGGTACCCAAATTTGTTTTgtgttttttgttttaatgTTTATCAAACTTTTTATACCTCTACTCTACccttttattaattaattaattaattatctaatgaatgaatattcaaatcttactttttattatttacatgTAACAACCCTctatctttcaattcttctttcaacGCACCATATTGATCATCTATATACTTAACACGCTTTAACATGGCATTCTGCACTGCCACATATCGTATCCTCTTTCGATActcatttttttgaatcttAGTACCATCATCTGACTTGATCAAATTACAATTACTACCATGCCCCCTTATCTTGCCTTTCTTTAACCATTTAGGTTGACATCCAATATACCAAAACGCTCGCGTCAATGCACTGGGGCAACTACCATTGGAActcaaattccaattcaaatgatCTTTATcccaaaaaaatttatcacGGCTCAATTTCCTACCACAACGTTCCACGTCCATCGCATCCGCCTCTTTCATCTTATAATTAAACTTAATAATCGACCGACATTTAACACTCCAATAACAAAACCGTTCACCAAACCCCATCTTAATCTTTAACAACCTcaaataatggaaaataaacGGGAAATGGCGTGTGTACCCACAATTAACCATCGATTTATACAGCATATCAAAGGAATCCATATTAGGTGTCACCCCCCATCGCATGAAACTGTTGAACACAAGTAACGACAAATCCAATCTTCCTCTCTCTGCAAAGGcaataaggaaaagattCAAAGTCTCGTGCGTAATCATCATCGTTCGTCTCTCCTGATAATGTCTCATCATCAACCAAGCCTTATCCAATTCACCAGCATCtaaaaatcttttcaaacaaAGATGAAATAGTTTCTCATCATTGATACCAACTTGATTCTTCACCAGAAACTTTAATATATCCAATCCACTATCCCGCTTACCCTCCGCATCCACTTCCTGGTTCCTCAACACGGTGTAGATAAACCGATCAGTCATGGCGACACCAACACGTTCAATCATATTCTCCATGTATACATCCCTAgacaattcatcatttaaaaaattataacATGTAGTCCATGTGTACACATCCGCATGACATTCGTATTTCCTCATCTGATTCAACACAAACAAGATTTCCTTCTCCAGGGCACCATTTGTTTTCCTAATATgtgaattcttcaaaatagaCCGCATCATTACATTGAATGTTCTCACATTGggtttcaatttcaatatcttcaattgtttgTAAAGCTCACGCACGGTGGCAAAATCAAATCGATTACTATAAAATAACATCATATCGTTATACATCTGTGTCGTTCTCAGCGGCAGGGTTTTCATGTTCATCggattcattaaatttctcAGGATCTTGGGGATCACACCGTTCAACTGCGATGATGATCGGAAGTAATATTTCGTATGTGTAAGCATGCCAATGTACTCCTCCAATCGCCGAGATGATGACTCGTCATCAGCGGAGAAATCAGGTACTTTCGGTATCTCTGAGGTGGAAAAATTACTATAAACTACCTTCGATTCCTCATGGTTATCCATCATCGGACTTGCACTCGGATCAGTCAACTGCATCAAGCGGGGcaacatcatcttcaataacGATTGCGATTTTTCTACtttgatatatttgaatcGCGGATCAGTATTAATCTTCCGCAATTGCTGATAATTCTCTCGTGCATGGCCAACTTGGTAATCATCTTTCAATGCCGATCTGCCAAATTCATGAACTCGCAACGGTGATAATTGTTCTTGCACCACTCTTCTTTCGTATTGTGAATTCCGACCAACAAGATacatattcttcttcacaATTTTATCCTGGCCCTTGatctgttgttgttgcttcCTCCGCTTTGGCTTTGGTGAAGATTCGACCCCTTGTGGAGAAACTCGGGTCGTTCGTATTCCTTGCTCAATACCATGTGTAGTTACCAGTCTATTTAGTCTCGCAAACACATTCATCCATTCATCTGTGTCGATCCTTTCTAAAATGTTTGACCGATTGTTAACTTTTATATAGTATTTGgcctttttttttctataCGCGGAATTTCCATCCATATTGATGATAGATTTTATTgatagatagatagatGATATTACACCAACCAACCAGCCGTCGTCCATTATGTGCAAAGAAATACTCTCATTGTAATTTACTCCACCACGGGCGGATAATGCACAGGATACTGTTTTTCCAAAGGAACTCGAGAATTCATATACGACAAATAAGTGTTCCAAAAGATTGCTACAACATTTACTGCCAATAATCGATGTTGTAAGGGCACCCAAGTGAAATTAACCATTTGAAACAATGGCCAAACACACCAATTAGTCACTAGTGTCCTCCACCATTGTGTCTTGATCTTTGTCTCCACATCCTTCATGGTCCCACCTTCCATAATCGTCATACAACTGAAATAGAAGGGCACCCCCAGGGGTGCAAATGCCAATTGATCAACACTCACTTTGTAAAGCATGGAGAGGCTCTTGTTATGTTGAAACCGTAGTGGCAACTTCACGTTATTTTGTAGAATCTTGTACCATTTGTCTCCAATGAACGAGAAAATCATTGACCCGTAAATAACAGCTCTAGAAGTTCTATGCCAGTCgaagttcttcttcttttgctCAATCTCATCACCTTGTTTTGGTTGTTCAGTAGGGGCAAATAGTATTTGGGCACTAATATCCCCTACTCCGAATAAAGTCCCAGTCATGATAGCATTTGTAGTCTTGGGATGGGTTCTTAGACAGCGGTTATACAAATTGAACAGTTTCATAATTCGTTTTGTTCTTTGGTTGCTTGCTTCTTTGTGTGAATTTACATGTGTTGTGTAAGGAAGATAGTTAAACTAAACTATTCAATTGATGTGTAAGCGGAGTTTTTCTATTACCGTTCTTTGgtgaattattattcagGCAACATCCCATCGACTACTAAGACACTATATACACAAGTAACTGTTCTCATAACTTTTTATTTCTATACTCATACCATCTACTATTGGTTAAGCTGTTCTTCTCGTTTCCCCAACTAAAATGTTTCTTTTATCTGCTGTATGAAATGAGATGGTTACTACCCAAATAGCACAGAAAGGAAAATCTACTCACAAGAAACCATCGCAACGATTTTCCAAGCAATAGTGCATCATCATTTCTGCTCTAACTTTAAATATGTCTTTGCCTTGCTTCGTTGTTGTCTGCTTATTAATGGAAGAGTCATCCATCTTTGACAgataagaaagaaaaaaaaaaaatttcactCGAGAGAATAGATCTCTTTATCTGACACATCCACTACAGCAAACCAACTATGACCAACTcacaatatatatattgtcGTTCTCCCCATCGGTATCCTCCAACAGTGTCCCACTTCCACTATCCATGACTTATCAGTAATGATAAACAAAGGCTACGACATGCCAAGAGAAAAGTATCAGCTTGTCCAATGTCTCAGAATTCATTCTCCCGCCTCGTTCTTCGATGACCTAGGTCTTAAAAGTCCTCAGTGTACACTCTACGTCATGGTCAAGGATATCGAAAACTTACTTCCTGGCGGATCCTCTTCTCCCACTTTGTCCTACATTGACACGATTGATGAGTTCAAATTCTACACAATTACGGAACCTGATACCTTCCATTTCGCAGAAGACAACGTCCTAGCCACCGTCTCTTACAAACCAATATCTGAATCAGGGGACTGCTACGAGGCAACCTCATTCACTGCTTTTGCTAAACGTTGTGgtatcaatatcttcaatgcTTCCTTGAAGCATTCCAAAGATGGCCATTTGAATTGTAACAGGTTGATCGTTCATGTCATCGTGGAGCATGACCTGGTGCCATATTATCAGGATAAATTAcattttgaagaagtcGAGCGTGGGTTGATCAAGAGAAAAGATTTACAAAGTCTTGGGTTCCAAGAGGGATTTGTAGCCGCTAGAGACTTCCACGTTTCTACTATGGAAAGACTTTTATAAGCTCTGTATAACTAGATAGAATATATAGcttaaaataaaactttTTGCAACCAGGAAGGATGGTTTATTTGCCCATTCATCTGTCCAGTTCTTCTAATGACTGATTTTGTTCTatgataaaaaaaaatgttagaatgaaatttctagGGTAAACAATAGCATTCAACAGGAAACAACGAGATACAGCTCAACACTTATGAAAGATCTGATAGTGAATAGGAAGGAGTTGAGATCCTGGCAGAAGAATCTAGTTTGGGGCAAGGATGGTACGTTATACTTGAACACATCGCCTCATATCACAATTGCGCAACCGCGTTTCGAGAAGGAAGTGAACGGTAACAGTAAGAATCTATTCCATTTGAAAGAGTTCCCGCTGGAATTGgaatctaataataaattggaGTTCGAGTTTGCTGAGAGGAACACGCTTTTGAATTCACAACCGATTTCATATGTTAGGTATTGCGAACCTTCCCTGGGCggtaataacaataatttattagctGTCTTGACTTCTAATGGGAATGTCTGCATATTTGAAAACGATGTCCTGGTGGCAAATTTGGATGACTCAGCTGCACCATTGGCAGGGAGAATTTACCATTCATTGCATTGGAATTCGAATTTAACTGCTAATGGAGAATATATAACTCTCGGTAATGAATTGGGTCAATTGgtaatctttcaaaaaggTAATTCTGACAACAGTTTCCATCTGCTCAAGACCATCAATTTGGTATCGGACTGCTTGGAGTGGATCACATCCATTGTTGAAGACGATAATGGGACGTTATTTGCAActttaacaaataattcCGTATATTCCGTGAAATCCATGTATGTGGACGACCCCACAATAGAAATGATTAAGGAACCTTCGagatttaaaatatttgatacaAAAGCTTTGGATGGATATGTGGTTATAACCACCACTGGTTATTTCCATAAGATTAATGTCTCCACAGGACAgcatttccaatttgagATCGGCGCCAATGATGGATTCCATATAATCCCAGTGACTATTGACGGTGAACAAAAGTCAACTGTCTTATTATCAAACAAGACATCATGTTCTATTCAATTAAACGATGAGGAAATAACATTATTACCagataatattatttcaccacatttggaaaaaaagtTTAAAAAATGGAACACATATTGGAATGAATATGATAAGTATGAAACGAGTTTGGTAATCTGTGGTGTTTCTATCTCAATGGATGGATATTCTGTGGCTATCATGTACGacattgaaagaatttcGCTGAAATACAGGATTGCATCTGAAcatcaatatcatattAAGTTTATTCCTTTGAATACCAAATGggaaatttcttctaaagTAACTGGGCTAGCGTGGTACCAAGCTTACCATATCTACAATAAAATGTTGCCCTTCCAAGGTCAAGTAGAAATAGATCTTAATGATCCTAAATATGACACTACATTAGATTTCAAGGATTATCTGATAACATTGCTGAATGATAATCAACTGAATAAACTAAGGTTTTTAAATctaattgaagaaaaggcaTCTATTGAAACGTTTCAAAAGctaatattaaaatatgCAACCGCAAATGTAGAAAAGGTTACAAATCCAATAGATAAATGTTGTATACAGTCGTTGGCAACAGTACTCAACCTTCCATGCCCTATCCAATCTGATCCGATAACGATTAAAAGTGAATACATTGAAGAAACGGTTGATGTTAAATTGGCTAAGGatttaaatcaaataattgcCGTTGATGGCACGGTATGGAAACGATGTGCTGTGTCGTTACTTCCTCTTTTAACAACAAAAGTGAAAATATGTCCCGTGAGCAAGACCAGAATCATTGACATTAACAAAGATTCTTTAAATGACTATGGATGGTTTTCACGGACGCTATTAGAAGTCTTTAACAATAACAGCATATATTGTGATACAAACATGATATCTGCTTGATAATTCGatcataaaaatatatatgaatTTGTAATATTAATGGGTAAAATACAttctataataataaattgaaaagcTACCTCTATTTATGGAGTTTGAAGAATGTCCTAGTTTCAAGCATCACTGAGTCTACAGTCGTTTGCGGCTGAATTCTATTTGCCACCCAGTGAGATAATTTGCCcttaatattttgagtGGCATACCTCTTGTCAAGAAGATAAATATTTGCATAATCATTAGCATGCCTAATGGCACGTCCAACACTTTGATTCACAGCTTTCATGCAAatagtttcaaaaaagtTCCTTGTTGCAATGTTAACATCTTGTTTGGTGCCACcattctttaatattttttcctccaaatgtttcttcttcaccaatAGTTCACCGCTAAATACATTCGGGTACGGTAAACCTGTCATTACTATTGCTCTACACAAGTCATCCTGGAAATTAATTCCCTCTGAAAGTTTGCCTCCTACAATTGCAAATAATATTGCACCTTGGTTCTTTGCAATTGTTTCAGAATAATCTGATAGGGGGTCTACCCCATCTTTCGATtcataaaatattgatCTGATGGCATTTAATTTTTCGAATAACCCATTGGATTTCCATTGGGTGATAACGTGGTCTAAATATTGATAACTGGGGAAAAACACAACGATACCACCTTTGGATGGAACAGAGGTGGataatttgataaaaaaCTGGAAAAGATACTTATTAATTAACTGTGtatcatttcttttctcGAAAGTAAATTCCCAAATGGGTTCATTTAGGATGAAAGTGTTTAAATTGGAATCTGGTATGACATGATCACATGAAAAGGAGGTTATTTGATCCTTAGGAACACTGGGAAACAGATTATCATAGAAATCTTGGATAGGTTCCATAGTACCACCTGCTAATATTACACATTTACTATCGCTTAATATGGATTGGAATTGCTTACTTGGTTCCATTAGCATATACTTGACTTTAGAGcctttttcaaagaaaaattgacCCTCAGATTTTGGATTCGATAATGATGTTAAGAAACTCATGATCCTAAAGAGTAATGGttgtgatgatgatgaattttttttctcgGATTGGTGTTCTTCTACTGGTTGGAGGGATTGCATGTAGGTGTCAATTTTGTATGCCACTTTGGATACCTTAAcatatttaattaatttatgAATGTTCAACATATCCACATTTGAATCATTTAACATATCATTGGGATCAATCTCCTGACCTGgttttttaaaattttctttgataaatttagCAATAACATTCAATAGtttgattaattttaataaattcacTCTATTCCCCGGGTTCAATCttgatttaaattttgataaatataCCTGTAACCCATTGATACAATAgatcaaatcattcaatgcAACTTCAGAAGAATAAATGGAATTAATTgtatcaattaaattatgGGCTTCATCGATAATTAttatggaatttttcaattccagGTTTAAACTTTCTCTCATTGTTTCCGACAGTAAATATTGGTATGGTAATGTTATTACTTCAGCTCCAGGTATAGAGTCACGTATAGCATAAAAGGGGCAAACACCAAGAGTTTCGCCCGCAGTGACAGTGTCCTCAATATCATGGATTTGTGCAAAAGTGTTGTCTCTAAATGCCAATGTATCGTTAGCCGTATGCCATTCTGGAGTGTTTTGATAATATGGACATCCTTCCTTTGAGTGTCTCACTTCATAACAGGCATCATTGATGGCCTCTGTagttttccatttcttAACGTTTGGATTAATACAAAGTATTTTTTTGGACCCCAAgggaatatattttattttttcatttatgtCATTCTCcttggaaaatgatgatggaAATGATGGTAATCTTAATTGTGATGCAAATTGGTTTAATTGGGAATGCGTTCTTGATGCAAAGTATATTTTTACAGGATTAGGTGATGCATTTTGATACTTATCTTGTAATGGCGTTGAAGATGTGGAAGGTTGTTTAGCTTCCAACTTGGCCAACAATTCATTGATCTGTCTACTTACTTCGGTTGGATCCTTCTTTTTATCGATAGGAGTAGATGCATCTTCTGTATATGGTTTCGGTAGgaattcatcttctttaatcGTTACATCTAGTTTAACTTTTGTACGTTTCCGTTTTTGACTCAATGGTAATGAAGAAGCTGAGCTGAGTTTCAACAGGGGctttaaatcaatttcgTCCAAATGCTTTTCATActcattcaataaatgtAGTTTGTCTTTCAAAATGGAGGATTTATACGTTTCATTAACCCAGTCCGGTTCATCGTCGTCGTTTTCTGATTGATTGTTGTTCTCCTTTTCATTGGATATCCCAGCTAAGTAATTAGTTTTGTTTTCTCTCAACCAAGTAATCGTCGAACATATCAATGATAACGTTTTGCCCGTTCCTGTTGGACTCTCCAAGATGgctatttttttattttctgatAATACATCATAGATGCATTGCATCAATTGCAATTGAATATCATATGGTTTATAAGGATGGTGGAAGTCGGTTGGACTAACTGTAGGCGGTGTCATCCTGATGGAGTTAGGATTCTATGGGAATGTTTTATCATTAGAGTGAaaagttatattttttcatcaaatcGATTTTGGTAAGCACATGTCATATTTTCAACGGCGCTAACTAACATGGATTATTTACATATACAAAAGGTTGAGTAAACTACGGGGAATGAGATAAATGGTGATTATAATACAACTCCTAGGAAATGCGACTAGGTAGAAAGGGGAAAATGTCTCACAAACGTTAAAACGGAGGGTGTTTTCAACTATAACAATTTTAATGACATTGTTATAGTTTCAAAGACTTCAGAACTAAACTATGTATCTCATAAGATCTTTAGTTCAACAGAAGCCCCATCCTCATAAACACTTAACACAACCGAAGTTTTTGATGATTACAAGGTAGAACGCTATTGCACTTACAGTGTGTAAACTCTCTTTAGAGAAGTGATGCATTGTCGCAATGACTTTGCTCAAACCgctttcaaataaatttgggGTTGAATCGGCTTATGATCTTATAACACGGAGCTCCTCTTTAATTGGGCAAGAGATAACAGTTGTTAGTAAATCAATAGCCTGCACTGAGGGGACTATTGTTGAAACTTTTTTGTTCGAGACGTCATTATTATTCGGCCTCACCAAAAATGGTTCCGAAACTCCGCAAAGGGATGGAATGGAGATGGTTGCAAGTCCAATTAAATAGCAAGACAATTCAAACTTCTATTCTCTCACAAATACAAAGTTTTATTCCTTTACGAGTGGATCAATAAACTAATATGTTTGTTCATTATCACGTTTCGACTCAACAAGCTTGCACCTTCCATGGTGACATTTCCTTAGACACACTTGGATCCAAAAATGATGACACGGTGGATAATGTGTTAAGGgaattagaaaataaattaggTGAAGGACCACTTTCAAGAAGGGAGGAATATGTTTTGCCATCGGGTCCGCATTCAGTTTTCCTATTTTGTAATGTTGACGAGCcaaattttgataagaTTTTAAAAGTTTGTTCATTTGACGATGACGAAAGGTTTAAGGATGCTAATACGTATGCGTATATGATGGAAGATAAGGGTAAtaattggaagattttCAGGTTTTCGCTTTTGAGGAGTGTGGATCTTTTAAATCAATCGCGTCTTTTATTTGTTCTAGTTGGGAGGGAAGTTACAGTTGTTATTAGTCTTTTAGATTCTGAAACAATCCAGGGGAAGCTTGTTACTCGGATGGAGCACGAGAAGACTATTTCCAGTCTTTACTCTTGGATTGTTGATGAGAATACCAAGAATCTTATGTATTTGAGAGATGAAATGCGCGAGCTTTATGCTACGGCCAGGGTCGGTATGCCGCAGGAAGAGACAATAAAGAAACTTATAGAGACGCTTAGGTTtctatttttcttttcagaGCAATATTTTAGTATGTTGAAAGCCATTACGGAAATGTTTGGTGGTGATCATGAAATTCAAGTAAAATTGGCAGCTCAAGTTCGTAATGCTGGTTTCTTCCATCACGAATGCAAcgagaaattgaaaaccACGTTGCGAGAGTTAGGGGTTTccgaagaagaaattacaTCTATCCATGCACGTATGATAGGCTCTGAAAGTAATTAGTTATGTACACTATATCGTATCGTCTTAACATCTGCATAACGACGTGCGTGCGGAACGGACCATTCCGATCGACGACGTTAAGAGCAAGGACACGTTGCgaatcaatcaatcaatcgCTCCAACGCGTCAGGCTTACCCCTCACAAGGAGCAGTTCACGCGTTCTTCCTGTAAAATGACGTTCATGAGAACAAAGAGGGCCAGTCGGAAAAACATCCAACCTTAAAACTGTATTCGACCCCTTTCCAATGAGAAAAACTCCATCCGTATTAACCGTCTGTGCGGTATTTTCCCGTTCGGGCCATGGTTGTCACTGGCAACAAACGAGCGCTCATCGTGCGAAACGAGCATGCAACGAACGGGAACAAAGGCCACACGGGTTTCCCGATTGGGCCACTCCCCAGATGCCACACGCACCCCCTGCGGCGTTTTCTGGGCTCTCCGCACGGCATGTGCACCGTGCGTCTGCATTGATGGATCCGcattcatttaattttcCCGATAGGGTAACCGACCTGCGTTTTGCCCCTTTCCAACACGTAAAAGCCGACGCGTGGGGTGGGGTACTCGCTGTTCATACTCGGCTCGTGTGGGCCCACTTTCCAGCACTCATAGTCGCACACtcacatatatatatatatagtcTGTCTGTCTGTCTAATGTGTGTGTGTGCTCCCAGCCATTGTTCACCGCTGACACTTCAACTGCCTCTTATCGTTGCTTTACATCCTCCTATACAGACCATCCGCGCCGAAGTACCCCACACGGAAATGATGCTCCTCGACAGATTCCAAAATAAGTttcaccaccaccaccattcACATAAGAAGACAGGTTCCACCTCCACCTCCACCTCAAACATCACGCCCAGCTCGAGCATGGACTTGCAAAAGGATATACCAATGTCAGACGACACGGAAAATGGCGAATTGTCCCCTATTTCACCCCAACCAAGAACAAAATCACAATCTCTGCTGCAATCCCCAGAGTACAACTACTCCTCCACGGAGCCCAACCCGGAAACAAACTCTTTCAGCTTCGAATACAACAGTACGGACCCCAGAATGAGAACCCCAGTAATGACCCCCGTAGGAACTGCAATTCCATACTcgcaacaacaacaacaatcaaCTTTCCTACCACCTTATATCGCCAACAGAGCGCGTCAAAATAGTAACGTCTCCCTGGCAAGCTCCATCTCAGAATACCCAAACTCTCTAAGACAGCAAGTGGCCACCACCACTGCAATTAATAACGCGACATTCACAGAACCATTCATGGCTTTACTCTTGGAAGTGTACCAATCCATTTGTTCCGATCCAACAATGACTCCCTTCGACTCCTTCAATCCACCCTCCGGGATCCTTAACAAAGTCGCTAAGATCT is drawn from Naumovozyma castellii chromosome 10, complete genome and contains these coding sequences:
- the LSP1 gene encoding lipid-binding protein LSP1 (ancestral locus Anc_8.85), yielding MHKTYSLRNQRTPTASELQQPPPPPATTKSKFFGKASLASTFRKSTAANFGPELSRKLSQLVKTEKGVLRALEVVANERRAAARQLSLWGYDNDDDVSDVTDKLGVLMYELGELQDQFIDKYDQYRVTLKSIRNIEASVQPSRDRKEKITDEIAHLKYKEPNSTKIPVLEQELVRAEAESLVAEAQLSNITREKLKAAYNYLFDSMRELAEKFALIAGYGKALLELLDDSPVTPGEARPAYDGYDASRQIIMDAEAALEAWTLDIAAVKPTLSFHQTMDDVYGEVDEEEEEQEPQEEVDDGAHEIEQGEGEQQEEIWDDEGDAQVPQA
- the AEP3 gene encoding Aep3p (ancestral locus Anc_8.84), with product MDDGWLVGVISSIYLSIKSIINMDGNSAYRKKKAKYYIKVNNRSNILERIDTDEWMNVFARLNRLVTTHGIEQGIRTTRVSPQGVESSPKPKRRKQQQQIKGQDKIVKKNMYLVGRNSQYERRVVQEQLSPLRVHEFGRSALKDDYQVGHARENYQQLRKINTDPRFKYIKVEKSQSLLKMMLPRLMQLTDPSASPMMDNHEESKVVYSNFSTSEIPKVPDFSADDESSSRRLEEYIGMLTHTKYYFRSSSQLNGVIPKILRNLMNPMNMKTLPLRTTQMYNDMMLFYSNRFDFATVRELYKQLKILKLKPNVRTFNVMMRSILKNSHIRKTNGALEKEILFVLNQMRKYECHADVYTWTTCYNFLNDELSRDVYMENMIERVGVAMTDRFIYTVLRNQEVDAEGKRDSGLDILKFLVKNQVGINDEKLFHLCLKRFLDAGELDKAWLMMRHYQERRTMMITHETLNLFLIAFAERGRLDLSLLVFNSFMRWGVTPNMDSFDMLYKSMVNCGYTRHFPFIFHYLRLLKIKMGFGERFCYWSVKCRSIIKFNYKMKEADAMDVERCGRKLSRDKFFWDKDHLNWNLSSNGSCPSALTRAFWYIGCQPKWLKKGKIRGHGSNCNLIKSDDGTKIQKNEYRKRIRYVAVQNAMLKRVKYIDDQYGALKEELKDRGLLHVNNKK
- the SYM1 gene encoding ethanol metabolism protein (ancestral locus Anc_1.384), whose amino-acid sequence is MKLFNLYNRCLRTHPKTTNAIMTGTLFGVGDISAQILFAPTEQPKQGDEIEQKKKNFDWHRTSRAVIYGSMIFSFIGDKWYKILQNNVKLPLRFQHNKSLSMLYKVSVDQLAFAPLGVPFYFSCMTIMEGGTMKDVETKIKTQWWRTLVTNWCVWPLFQMVNFTWVPLQHRLLAVNVVAIFWNTYLSYMNSRVPLEKQYPVHYPPVVE
- the RMD6 gene encoding Rmd6p; the encoded protein is MINKGYDMPREKYQLVQCLRIHSPASFFDDLGLKSPQCTLYVMVKDIENLLPGGSSSPTLSYIDTIDEFKFYTITEPDTFHFAEDNVLATVSYKPISESGDCYEATSFTAFAKRCGINIFNASLKHSKDGHLNCNRLIVHVIVEHDLVPYYQDKLHFEEVERGLIKRKDLQSLGFQEGFVAARDFHVSTMERLL
- the TFC8 gene encoding transcription factor TFIIIC subunit TFC8 (ancestral locus Anc_8.82) codes for the protein MKDLIVNRKELRSWQKNLVWGKDGTLYLNTSPHITIAQPRFEKEVNGNSKNLFHLKEFPLELESNNKLEFEFAERNTLLNSQPISYVRYCEPSLGGNNNNLLAVLTSNGNVCIFENDVLVANLDDSAAPLAGRIYHSLHWNSNLTANGEYITLGNELGQLVIFQKGNSDNSFHLLKTINLVSDCLEWITSIVEDDNGTLFATLTNNSVYSVKSMYVDDPTIEMIKEPSRFKIFDTKALDGYVVITTTGYFHKINVSTGQHFQFEIGANDGFHIIPVTIDGEQKSTVLLSNKTSCSIQLNDEEITLLPDNIISPHLEKKFKKWNTYWNEYDKYETSLVICGVSISMDGYSVAIMYDIERISLKYRIASEHQYHIKFIPLNTKWEISSKVTGLAWYQAYHIYNKMLPFQGQVEIDLNDPKYDTTLDFKDYLITLLNDNQLNKLRFLNLIEEKASIETFQKLILKYATANVEKVTNPIDKCCIQSLATVLNLPCPIQSDPITIKSEYIEETVDVKLAKDLNQIIAVDGTVWKRCAVSLLPLLTTKVKICPVSKTRIIDINKDSLNDYGWFSRTLLEVFNNNSIYCDTNMISA
- the CHL1 gene encoding DNA helicase (ancestral locus Anc_8.81), producing the protein MTPPTVSPTDFHHPYKPYDIQLQLMQCIYDVLSENKKIAILESPTGTGKTLSLICSTITWLRENKTNYLAGISNEKENNNQSENDDDEPDWVNETYKSSILKDKLHLLNEYEKHLDEIDLKPLLKLSSASSLPLSQKRKRTKVKLDVTIKEDEFLPKPYTEDASTPIDKKKDPTEVSRQINELLAKLEAKQPSTSSTPLQDKYQNASPNPVKIYFASRTHSQLNQFASQLRLPSFPSSFSKENDINEKIKYIPLGSKKILCINPNVKKWKTTEAINDACYEVRHSKEGCPYYQNTPEWHTANDTLAFRDNTFAQIHDIEDTVTAGETLGVCPFYAIRDSIPGAEVITLPYQYLLSETMRESLNLELKNSIIIIDEAHNLIDTINSIYSSEVALNDLIYCINGLQVYLSKFKSRLNPGNRVNLLKLIKLLNVIAKFIKENFKKPGQEIDPNDMLNDSNVDMLNIHKLIKYVKVSKVAYKIDTYMQSLQPVEEHQSEKKNSSSSQPLLFRIMSFLTSLSNPKSEGQFFFEKGSKVKYMLMEPSKQFQSILSDSKCVILAGGTMEPIQDFYDNLFPSVPKDQITSFSCDHVIPDSNLNTFILNEPIWEFTFEKRNDTQLINKYLFQFFIKLSTSVPSKGGIVVFFPSYQYLDHVITQWKSNGLFEKLNAIRSIFYESKDGVDPLSDYSETIAKNQGAILFAIVGGKLSEGINFQDDLCRAIVMTGLPYPNVFSGELLVKKKHLEEKILKNGGTKQDVNIATRNFFETICMKAVNQSVGRAIRHANDYANIYLLDKRYATQNIKGKLSHWVANRIQPQTTVDSVMLETRTFFKLHK